In Macadamia integrifolia cultivar HAES 741 chromosome 1, SCU_Mint_v3, whole genome shotgun sequence, a single window of DNA contains:
- the LOC122081875 gene encoding F-box/FBD/LRR-repeat protein At1g13570-like isoform X1 gives MKRCCGCRGIRKVDRISDLPLNVIDNILARLPIRDAVRTSILSKKWKYRWVSLSELVFDYSLQDALKNQHDKIVKFVDRVLMLHTGPIHKFELSDLISPSLSDIHQWILYVSRNGNKELVLSMPPCSWYDVPSCLFSSCHQLNRLELSHCSLRCPPYTTKLEFKHIKCLSLCQVDFVGLTFEDLVSSCPLLETLTLLWIRGFTNLVMKAPKLKYLNLRGHFKDIHFQNTPLLAKVEIDLDWFGSSGNLVGETSNLIKVLGGLVGVEDLYMASLGILKFLAVGIVPKILPNAFYHLKFCHLKRLRLTSVAFHDLGVVSVALNLIRSAPNLQKLEILGSTREDADVEAVKELLGVQDGLGWSFNQLQNVTMKCSFGLRPELEFIKFLLSVTPVLEKMSIHADSKDIETEEDQPQLGSTILEVMQFPRLSSKAEIKCFEHLQVVEYRPSSWM, from the exons ATGAAAAGGTGTTGTGGTTGTAGAGGTATTAGAAAGGTGGACAGAATCAGTGATCTGCCTTTGAATGTCATAGACAACATTCTTGCTCGATTGCCCATAAGGGATGCAGTAAGAACAAGCATCTTATCAAAGAAGTGGAAATATAGATGGGTATCTCTTTCAGAACTCGTATTTGATTATTCTCTCCAAGATGCTTTAAAGAATCAACATGACAAGATTGTGAAATTTGTTGATAGAGTTCTCATGCTACACACAGGTCCAATTCATAAGTTTGAGCTCTCTGATTTGATTAGTCCCAGTCTCTCAGACATCCATCAATGGATATtatatgtttcaagaaatggaaaTAAGGAATTAGTCCTTTCTATGCCCCCCTGTAGTTGGTATGATGTACCATCATGTCTCTTCTCATCATGTCATCAGCTGAATCGTTTGGAACTCAGTCATTGCAGTCTTAGATGTCCTCCTTACACAACAAAGTTAGAATTTAAGCACATCAAGTGCCTGTCACTTTGTCAAGTAGACTTTGTTGGCTTAACATTTGAAGATCTGGTTTCAAGCTGCCCATTACTTGAGACATTGACACTATTGTGGATAAGAGGTTTTACTAACCTTGTAATGAAAGCTCCTAAACTCAAGTACTTGAATCTCAGGGGTCATTTCAAAGATATCCACTTCCAAAATACCCCACTTCTAGCAAAGGTAGAAATAGATTTGGATTGGTTTGGCTCTTCTGGTAATTTAGTCGGAGAAACTTCCAATCTGATCAAAGTTCTTGGAGGTCTTGTTGGTGTTGAGGATCTTTATATGGCCAGTTTGGGTATTCTCAAG TTCTTGGCTGTGGGGATTGTACCCAAGATCCTTCCAAATGCCTTTTATCATCTCAAGTTTTGCCATCTGAAGAGACTGAGACTAACATCAGTGGCATTTCATGACCTGGGTGTGGTCTCAGTAGCACTCAACTTGATTAGAAGCGCCCCTAACTTGCAAAAACTTGAGATTTTG GGCTCAACTAGAGAAGATGCAGATGTGGAAGCAGTTAAGGAACTTTTAGGAGTACAAGATGGATTAGGCTGGTCCTTCAACCAGCTTCAAAATGTGACCATGAAGTGCTCATTTGGTTTGAGACCTGAATTGGAGTTCATTAAGTTCCTACTCAGTGTTACACCTGTTCTTGAGAAGATGAGTATTCATGCGGATTCAAAAGATATTGAGACCGAAGAAGACCAGCCACAACTTGGATCAACCATATTGGAAGTGATGCAATTCCCTCGACTGTCCTCAAAGGCTGAAATTaagtgctttgagcacttgcaGGTTGTAGAATATAGACCTTCATCAtggatgtaa
- the LOC122081875 gene encoding F-box/FBD/LRR-repeat protein At1g13570-like isoform X2 — MGPIHKFELSDLISPSLSDIHQWILYVSRNGNKELVLSMPPCSWYDVPSCLFSSCHQLNRLELSHCSLRCPPYTTKLEFKHIKCLSLCQVDFVGLTFEDLVSSCPLLETLTLLWIRGFTNLVMKAPKLKYLNLRGHFKDIHFQNTPLLAKVEIDLDWFGSSGNLVGETSNLIKVLGGLVGVEDLYMASLGILKFLAVGIVPKILPNAFYHLKFCHLKRLRLTSVAFHDLGVVSVALNLIRSAPNLQKLEILGSTREDADVEAVKELLGVQDGLGWSFNQLQNVTMKCSFGLRPELEFIKFLLSVTPVLEKMSIHADSKDIETEEDQPQLGSTILEVMQFPRLSSKAEIKCFEHLQVVEYRPSSWM; from the exons ATGG GTCCAATTCATAAGTTTGAGCTCTCTGATTTGATTAGTCCCAGTCTCTCAGACATCCATCAATGGATATtatatgtttcaagaaatggaaaTAAGGAATTAGTCCTTTCTATGCCCCCCTGTAGTTGGTATGATGTACCATCATGTCTCTTCTCATCATGTCATCAGCTGAATCGTTTGGAACTCAGTCATTGCAGTCTTAGATGTCCTCCTTACACAACAAAGTTAGAATTTAAGCACATCAAGTGCCTGTCACTTTGTCAAGTAGACTTTGTTGGCTTAACATTTGAAGATCTGGTTTCAAGCTGCCCATTACTTGAGACATTGACACTATTGTGGATAAGAGGTTTTACTAACCTTGTAATGAAAGCTCCTAAACTCAAGTACTTGAATCTCAGGGGTCATTTCAAAGATATCCACTTCCAAAATACCCCACTTCTAGCAAAGGTAGAAATAGATTTGGATTGGTTTGGCTCTTCTGGTAATTTAGTCGGAGAAACTTCCAATCTGATCAAAGTTCTTGGAGGTCTTGTTGGTGTTGAGGATCTTTATATGGCCAGTTTGGGTATTCTCAAG TTCTTGGCTGTGGGGATTGTACCCAAGATCCTTCCAAATGCCTTTTATCATCTCAAGTTTTGCCATCTGAAGAGACTGAGACTAACATCAGTGGCATTTCATGACCTGGGTGTGGTCTCAGTAGCACTCAACTTGATTAGAAGCGCCCCTAACTTGCAAAAACTTGAGATTTTG GGCTCAACTAGAGAAGATGCAGATGTGGAAGCAGTTAAGGAACTTTTAGGAGTACAAGATGGATTAGGCTGGTCCTTCAACCAGCTTCAAAATGTGACCATGAAGTGCTCATTTGGTTTGAGACCTGAATTGGAGTTCATTAAGTTCCTACTCAGTGTTACACCTGTTCTTGAGAAGATGAGTATTCATGCGGATTCAAAAGATATTGAGACCGAAGAAGACCAGCCACAACTTGGATCAACCATATTGGAAGTGATGCAATTCCCTCGACTGTCCTCAAAGGCTGAAATTaagtgctttgagcacttgcaGGTTGTAGAATATAGACCTTCATCAtggatgtaa